From the Acetobacter aceti genome, one window contains:
- the gabT gene encoding 4-aminobutyrate--2-oxoglutarate transaminase: protein MSTGKSNKDLSARRAAAVPVGVGSATAIYAERALGAELWDVEGRRYIDFAAGIAVVNVGHRHPAVIQAVQEQLEHFSHTGFQVAPYENYVALAERLNAAAPFDGPAKSIFFTTGAEATENAVKIARAATGRSGVIAFTGGFHGRTLLASAMTGKVNPYKTQFGTMPGDVFHVPFPAQGVSVADSLNALDLMLAADVDPSRVAAIIIEPIQGEGGFRVSSKELLEGLRERCTKHGILLIADEVQTGFARTGKLFGIQHSGVQPDLISVAKALGGGFPLSGVVGRAEIMDAVRPGGLGGTYGGSPLACAAGLAVLDVIEKENLCARAESLGETISKRIAGWTERSDLIAVGKAHGLGAMIGFDVLSAHGSDEVQAGGAASICARAAEAGLIVLSCGVLGETVRLLPPLTISDELLQEGLDLLEASLKN from the coding sequence GTGAGTACAGGCAAGAGCAACAAGGATCTGTCGGCTCGGCGTGCGGCAGCCGTTCCTGTTGGTGTCGGTTCGGCGACCGCTATTTATGCGGAGCGGGCTCTGGGTGCCGAACTGTGGGATGTCGAAGGACGTCGCTACATTGATTTTGCAGCGGGAATCGCTGTGGTCAATGTCGGTCATCGTCATCCGGCTGTCATTCAGGCTGTGCAGGAACAACTCGAGCATTTCAGTCATACGGGCTTTCAGGTCGCGCCGTATGAAAACTATGTTGCTCTGGCAGAACGTCTGAACGCCGCCGCGCCGTTCGATGGTCCGGCAAAAAGCATTTTCTTCACGACCGGTGCTGAAGCGACAGAGAATGCGGTGAAAATCGCCCGGGCTGCGACAGGCCGGTCAGGCGTTATCGCGTTTACCGGTGGCTTCCATGGGCGCACGCTGCTTGCGTCTGCCATGACCGGCAAGGTGAACCCTTACAAGACACAGTTCGGCACCATGCCGGGTGACGTCTTTCATGTGCCGTTCCCTGCGCAGGGTGTGTCGGTTGCGGATAGCCTCAATGCGCTTGATCTGATGCTTGCTGCGGACGTTGATCCGTCCCGTGTGGCTGCGATCATCATTGAGCCGATCCAGGGTGAAGGCGGTTTCCGCGTGAGTTCGAAGGAGCTTCTGGAAGGCCTCCGCGAACGATGCACGAAGCATGGCATCCTGTTGATTGCTGATGAGGTTCAGACCGGCTTTGCCCGTACTGGCAAACTGTTCGGCATACAGCATTCAGGTGTTCAGCCTGATCTGATCTCGGTCGCGAAAGCTCTTGGTGGCGGATTCCCGCTGTCTGGCGTTGTTGGCCGTGCAGAGATCATGGATGCGGTCCGTCCGGGTGGTCTCGGCGGAACATATGGCGGCTCACCACTTGCCTGTGCAGCGGGTCTTGCAGTTCTTGATGTCATCGAAAAAGAGAATCTTTGCGCCCGCGCAGAGAGTCTTGGTGAGACAATCAGCAAGCGCATTGCCGGTTGGACGGAACGTAGCGATCTGATCGCTGTAGGCAAGGCTCATGGGCTTGGCGCCATGATTGGCTTCGATGTCCTCAGCGCTCATGGTTCTGACGAAGTGCAGGCCGGAGGTGCGGCGTCAATCTGCGCACGCGCGGCAGAGGCAGGCCTGATCGTGTTGTCTTGTGGTGTTCTGGGAGAGACGGTGCGTCTCCTGCCGCCTTTGACCATCAGTGATGAACTGTTGCAGGAAGGTCTGGATCTTCTTGAGGCATCCCTCAAGAACTGA